The following proteins are co-located in the Polymorphospora rubra genome:
- a CDS encoding NADH-quinone oxidoreductase subunit M has product MSADFPFLSVLTAAPLVGAVVVAFMPRSRPELAKRVALGWSLAVFVLAVFMWVSFEVGGDRLQFRESYPWIPNWGVNFTFAADGIALVMLALIALLVPLVILASWHDADKSKRSVPVYFALLLLLECTMIGVFAAADIFLFYVFFEVMLVPMYFLIGSFGGHQRQYAAVKFFLYSLVGGLFMLAAVIGLWVVGGRTFDWESLTQIDMTTGTERWLFLGFFIAFAIKAPFFPFHTWLPDAGGAAPAGSAALLVGVMDKVGTFGILRYCLPLFPEASKWFAPYALTLAVIGIIYAALLAIGQNDLKRLVSYTSIAHFGFIGVGIFAFTTQAGTGAVLYMVNHGLATGLLFLVVGMLVARRGSALVSDFGGAGKLVPVLAGVLFFAGLASLALPGTAPFVSEFLVLIGTFTVNKPVAIIATAGIILAAAYVLWMVQRTTQGTLNPALSGVEGMRRDLNLREKVVVTPLILLLLLLGFYPKPVTDVINPAIQATMQDVGKTDPAPTVATVQEAGR; this is encoded by the coding sequence ATGTCCGCTGACTTCCCCTTCCTCTCCGTGCTGACAGCGGCTCCGCTGGTCGGTGCCGTGGTGGTGGCGTTCATGCCACGCAGCCGGCCGGAGCTCGCCAAGCGGGTCGCCCTCGGCTGGTCGCTGGCCGTGTTCGTGCTCGCCGTGTTCATGTGGGTGTCGTTCGAGGTGGGCGGCGACCGGCTCCAGTTCCGTGAGTCGTATCCCTGGATCCCCAACTGGGGCGTCAACTTCACCTTCGCCGCCGACGGCATCGCGCTGGTGATGCTGGCCCTGATCGCCCTGCTCGTGCCGCTGGTGATCCTGGCGAGCTGGCACGACGCCGACAAGTCGAAGCGGTCGGTGCCGGTCTACTTCGCGCTGCTGCTCCTGCTCGAGTGCACGATGATCGGCGTCTTCGCCGCCGCCGACATCTTCCTGTTCTACGTGTTCTTCGAGGTCATGCTGGTGCCGATGTACTTCCTCATCGGCAGCTTCGGTGGGCACCAGCGGCAGTACGCGGCGGTGAAGTTCTTCCTCTACTCGCTGGTCGGCGGCCTCTTCATGCTCGCCGCGGTGATCGGCCTGTGGGTGGTCGGCGGGCGCACCTTCGACTGGGAGAGCCTGACCCAGATCGACATGACGACCGGCACCGAGCGGTGGCTGTTCCTCGGCTTCTTCATCGCGTTCGCGATCAAGGCACCGTTCTTCCCGTTCCACACCTGGCTGCCGGACGCCGGTGGCGCCGCCCCGGCCGGCTCGGCCGCACTGCTCGTCGGGGTCATGGACAAGGTCGGCACCTTCGGCATCCTGCGCTACTGCCTGCCGCTGTTCCCCGAGGCGTCGAAGTGGTTCGCGCCGTACGCGCTGACCCTCGCGGTGATCGGCATCATCTACGCGGCGCTGCTCGCCATCGGGCAGAACGACCTCAAGCGGCTGGTCTCCTACACGTCGATCGCCCACTTCGGCTTCATCGGGGTCGGCATCTTCGCGTTCACCACCCAGGCCGGCACCGGCGCGGTGCTCTACATGGTCAACCACGGCCTCGCCACCGGCCTGCTCTTCCTGGTCGTCGGCATGCTGGTCGCCCGGCGCGGGTCCGCGCTGGTCAGCGACTTCGGCGGCGCGGGCAAGCTGGTGCCGGTGCTCGCCGGGGTGCTGTTCTTCGCCGGTCTGGCGTCGCTGGCGCTGCCCGGCACCGCGCCGTTCGTGTCGGAGTTCCTGGTGTTGATCGGCACGTTCACGGTCAACAAACCGGTCGCCATCATCGCCACGGCCGGCATCATCCTCGCCGCCGCATACGTGCTGTGGATGGTGCAACGAACGACGCAGGGCACCCTCAATCCGGCACTGTCCGGGGTGGAGGGGATGCGCCGTGACCTGAACCTGCGGGAGAAGGTCGTCGTGACGCCTCTGATCCTTCTCCTGCTGCTGCTCGGCTTCTACCCGAAGCCGGTCACCGACGTCATCAACCCCGCCATCCAGGCGACGATGCAGGATGTCGGCAAGACCGACCCGGCGCCGACGGTGGCCACTGTTCAGGAGGCCGGCCGGTGA